The Claveliimonas bilis genome window below encodes:
- a CDS encoding glycosyltransferase, with amino-acid sequence MDRISFSIVVATKSRVRLLTELIESIDVARKNYSGDCEVLIVDDSIPEESEAVQAVCREHDCKYIFYENSVSAKRNYGVLQAKNDVVLFLDSDCICTEHIIERYAEKYTDEKIAAVAGPLEFVGEDTWFWKAIEATPFLTCFYLPRFLPKVEWGVTANFSVRRQVFLEVEGFDETFKRPAGEDVDLGMKICEKGYEINAAAEALVYHSKKTWIPVKAMFRRLNFYGTADCDLIHKHPDRGDVVLPKRSMLYIIYALFLVLAAIASGKWWVLAGIPLVFLVENIVMSHLVNRLSREKKATLCQQFVAQMLIHDSDFAYLKRCAVTGQFSDIRKQMIYYMGQYNGMLEIGSYNTWLQLLLLMGIAALIVFLL; translated from the coding sequence ATGGATCGTATAAGTTTCAGTATTGTTGTGGCGACAAAAAGCAGAGTCCGGTTACTGACGGAGCTGATAGAGAGTATAGATGTCGCAAGGAAAAACTATTCCGGAGACTGTGAAGTACTGATCGTTGACGACAGCATTCCGGAAGAAAGCGAAGCAGTTCAGGCCGTATGCAGGGAGCATGACTGTAAATACATTTTTTATGAGAACAGTGTTTCTGCAAAAAGAAATTACGGAGTTTTGCAGGCTAAGAATGATGTTGTACTGTTTCTGGATTCGGACTGTATTTGTACAGAACATATCATAGAAAGATATGCGGAAAAATATACAGATGAAAAAATTGCTGCAGTTGCAGGCCCATTAGAGTTCGTAGGGGAAGACACCTGGTTTTGGAAGGCGATTGAAGCAACACCTTTTTTAACCTGTTTCTATCTGCCCAGGTTTCTTCCGAAAGTGGAATGGGGTGTGACTGCAAATTTTTCTGTCCGCAGACAGGTTTTCCTGGAAGTAGAGGGATTTGATGAGACATTTAAAAGACCGGCAGGAGAAGACGTGGATCTGGGTATGAAGATCTGTGAAAAAGGATATGAGATCAACGCGGCGGCGGAAGCGCTTGTCTATCACAGCAAAAAGACCTGGATTCCGGTGAAAGCCATGTTCCGCCGGCTTAACTTCTACGGGACAGCAGACTGTGATCTGATCCATAAGCACCCGGACAGAGGGGACGTGGTCCTGCCGAAAAGAAGTATGCTGTATATCATATATGCTCTCTTCCTTGTGCTGGCAGCCATTGCCTCCGGGAAATGGTGGGTATTGGCAGGAATCCCGCTGGTTTTCCTCGTGGAAAATATCGTGATGTCTCATCTGGTGAACCGCCTTTCCAGGGAGAAGAAGGCGACTTTATGCCAGCAGTTTGTAGCGCAGATGTTAATTCATGACAGCGATTTTGCCTATTTAAAAAGATGTGCGGTAACCGGACAGTTTTCGGATATCCGGAAACAGATGATCTACTATATGGGACAGTACAACGGTATGCTGGAAATAGGCTCTTACAATACATGGCTGCAGCTGCTGCTGTTGATGG
- a CDS encoding DUF2871 domain-containing protein: protein MKRYMNMALLYAVLAMVGGVFYREFTKINGFTAKTTLAVVHTHYFLLGMVFFLLLVLLEKSFSFTGPKTGRVLAVYHIGLNLTVVMFVVRGIVQVLGTALSAGMDAAISGIAGIGHILLGISMVLLLMQIRRSVAGKDELKLGEIHNFREWARVCV from the coding sequence ATGAAACGTTACATGAACATGGCTTTGTTGTATGCTGTTTTGGCAATGGTTGGAGGAGTGTTTTATCGGGAGTTTACCAAGATAAACGGATTTACTGCTAAAACGACACTTGCAGTGGTACATACCCATTATTTCCTTCTCGGCATGGTATTCTTCCTTTTGCTGGTTCTTCTGGAAAAGAGTTTTTCCTTTACCGGACCAAAGACCGGACGAGTATTGGCTGTCTATCATATCGGGTTGAATCTGACTGTTGTTATGTTTGTTGTGCGAGGGATAGTTCAGGTACTGGGGACTGCGCTTTCCGCAGGTATGGACGCGGCAATTTCCGGTATTGCAGGAATCGGACACATCCTGCTGGGGATCAGTATGGTACTTCTGTTGATGCAGATCAGGCGGAGTGTTGCCGGGAAGGATGAACTTAAATTAGGGGAAATCCATAACTTCAGAGAATGGGCGCGCGTCTGTGTCTGA
- a CDS encoding tyrosine-type recombinase/integrase: MAKTRKDLRGRVLRKGEVQRSSDKRYMYTYTDPLGRRKFIYANDLAELREKEEKLLKDQLDGLDLYVAGKASLNDTFDRYISTKHNLRESTKSSYTYTYDHYVRGTFGQKRIAEIKYSDVLQFYYYLLNQKNISLGTLDTVHCLLHPTFQLAVRDEIIRKNPTDGVMKEISRESGKNRGARHALTVDQQRKFMEYIANHPIYFHWWPMFTVLLGTGCRIGEALGLRWQDLDFDNRVISINHSIVYYPMNGSNKSVLRVALPKTDAGIRTIPMLDIVKDAFEMLYEEQQETGFNETEIDGMSGFIFCNRFGSVPNPQTVNHTIKRIANNYNAEEVVQAKKENRDPVILPNFSCHHLRHTFCTRLCENETNLKVIQSIMGHKNIETTLDIYAEATEKKKQESFENLAAKLDIF; the protein is encoded by the coding sequence ATGGCAAAGACAAGGAAAGACCTGCGTGGAAGGGTATTGAGAAAAGGAGAGGTGCAAAGATCGTCAGATAAGCGGTATATGTACACTTATACGGATCCGCTTGGAAGACGAAAATTCATATATGCAAATGATTTAGCGGAACTTCGGGAAAAAGAAGAAAAACTTCTGAAAGATCAATTGGATGGATTAGATTTATATGTTGCTGGAAAAGCCAGTCTGAATGATACGTTTGACCGATATATATCAACGAAACATAATCTGAGGGAATCAACCAAAAGCTCGTACACCTATACATACGATCATTATGTACGTGGAACATTTGGTCAGAAACGGATTGCGGAAATAAAGTATTCAGATGTTCTTCAATTTTATTATTATCTTCTTAATCAGAAGAATATTTCGTTAGGAACGCTGGATACGGTACACTGTCTGTTACATCCTACATTTCAGCTGGCGGTAAGAGATGAAATAATCCGTAAGAATCCGACAGATGGTGTGATGAAAGAGATTAGCCGTGAATCTGGAAAAAACAGAGGTGCACGTCATGCTCTGACGGTTGACCAGCAGAGGAAATTCATGGAGTATATTGCGAATCATCCGATTTATTTTCACTGGTGGCCGATGTTCACAGTTTTGTTAGGAACCGGATGCAGAATAGGAGAAGCATTAGGACTTCGCTGGCAGGATCTGGATTTTGACAATAGAGTGATAAGTATCAACCACAGCATTGTCTACTATCCGATGAATGGAAGCAATAAAAGTGTTTTGAGAGTAGCATTACCGAAAACAGATGCAGGTATCAGGACAATTCCGATGCTTGATATCGTAAAGGATGCCTTTGAAATGCTTTATGAAGAACAGCAGGAAACTGGTTTTAATGAAACAGAGATAGACGGAATGTCCGGTTTTATCTTTTGTAACCGGTTTGGTTCAGTGCCGAATCCGCAGACTGTGAATCACACAATCAAGCGCATTGCAAATAATTATAATGCAGAAGAAGTTGTGCAGGCCAAAAAAGAGAACCGAGATCCAGTGATTCTTCCAAATTTTTCGTGTCATCATTTGCGACATACATTTTGTACCAGACTTTGTGAAAATGAAACAAATTTAAAAGTCATCCAGTCCATTATGGGGCATAAGAATATTGAAACCACACTGGACATTTATGCGGAAGCAACAGAGAAAAAGAAACAGGAATCATTTGAGAATTTGGCTGCCAAATTAGATATCTTTTAA
- a CDS encoding DUF6462 family protein, which yields MGFARKDVEATKRFEKKFVRYQEGAEKYSLGLTKFQALAKEAKAVYKIDKVVLVNCEIFEKYLETFREY from the coding sequence ATGGGTTTTGCAAGGAAAGATGTGGAAGCTACAAAACGCTTTGAAAAGAAGTTTGTAAGATACCAAGAAGGAGCAGAAAAATATAGTTTGGGTTTGACAAAATTCCAGGCACTGGCAAAAGAAGCCAAGGCGGTCTATAAGATTGATAAGGTTGTCTTGGTGAATTGTGAGATCTTTGAAAAGTATCTTGAAACATTTAGAGAATACTGA
- a CDS encoding helix-turn-helix transcriptional regulator, with translation MHKKEELLKRCTEILSKELPVLRKINNLTQKDLGDIIGVSRQTVTNIESGKSEMKWTTFLAIMFVFSLDHSSVEYLRRLDIPYAEIKQWLAEKRGEK, from the coding sequence ATGCATAAAAAAGAAGAACTGCTAAAGAGATGTACAGAAATATTAAGCAAGGAATTGCCTGTATTGAGAAAAATAAACAATTTAACGCAAAAGGATCTGGGAGATATTATCGGGGTGAGCCGGCAGACGGTTACCAATATCGAGAGTGGAAAAAGTGAGATGAAATGGACCACCTTTCTGGCGATTATGTTTGTTTTCTCATTAGATCACAGTTCAGTCGAATATTTAAGGAGATTAGATATTCCTTATGCGGAAATAAAGCAATGGCTGGCTGAAAAGAGGGGAGAAAAATAG
- a CDS encoding glycosyltransferase family 2 protein, producing MDFSIVVPTWNRSKLVDALLESLYEERKNYDLGETEVLIVDSSKGEEKAAIMASCEKYDAQYIEGDDSVRKKRNKGIDLAGYEYILFIDSDVTVGPGLLKSHAATLKEGESNPKITGSFGLTEFVGKKKFWWHVIEHTSFLDSFGFAKFMPFVSWTIGNNVAFRRDELIKIGKFEENFPFKLGGDDLDMTYRYTKAGNLIKTTPGAVTYHSRETWNTRKAVNDRAKRWGTMEYHILKRYPELVHRRLPMTGDVAALVTGVLGIMALIKGSCVPILFLLAWYLLLYFMMYRHYVSCNGKANIFFWTIAMFQQGKYRFWRMVNSIRHLDFSLAFKGQYFGIYHIKSDYQNSVKKIWLYYDSIFILIIAMIFYRFIV from the coding sequence ATGGACTTTTCGATTGTCGTTCCAACATGGAACAGGTCAAAATTAGTGGATGCCTTATTGGAATCGCTGTATGAAGAACGAAAAAATTATGATCTGGGAGAGACAGAAGTACTCATAGTAGACAGCAGTAAAGGAGAAGAAAAGGCGGCCATTATGGCATCGTGTGAAAAATATGATGCACAGTATATAGAAGGGGATGACAGTGTCCGAAAGAAAAGAAACAAAGGAATTGACCTGGCCGGGTATGAGTACATATTGTTTATCGATTCCGATGTTACGGTAGGGCCGGGGCTTTTGAAAAGCCACGCGGCTACACTGAAGGAAGGTGAATCGAATCCGAAGATTACAGGTTCTTTCGGACTGACGGAGTTTGTCGGAAAAAAGAAATTCTGGTGGCATGTAATAGAACATACCTCCTTTCTGGATTCTTTCGGTTTTGCAAAGTTTATGCCGTTTGTGTCATGGACGATCGGAAATAATGTTGCTTTCCGCAGGGATGAATTAATTAAGATAGGAAAATTTGAAGAGAATTTTCCATTCAAGCTTGGCGGAGACGATCTTGATATGACTTACCGTTATACAAAAGCCGGTAATCTGATCAAAACAACGCCCGGGGCGGTCACTTATCATTCAAGGGAAACATGGAATACACGCAAAGCGGTAAATGACAGAGCAAAACGCTGGGGGACGATGGAATATCATATTTTGAAACGATATCCGGAACTGGTTCACAGGAGGCTGCCGATGACAGGCGATGTGGCAGCGCTTGTGACAGGCGTACTGGGAATCATGGCGCTTATCAAAGGATCCTGTGTGCCGATCCTGTTTCTGCTGGCGTGGTATCTGCTTTTATATTTTATGATGTATAGACATTATGTGTCCTGCAATGGGAAGGCAAATATTTTTTTCTGGACAATTGCCATGTTCCAGCAGGGGAAATACAGATTTTGGAGAATGGTAAATTCCATCAGGCATCTGGATTTTTCTCTTGCTTTCAAAGGGCAGTATTTTGGAATATATCATATAAAATCAGATTATCAGAACAGCGTAAAGAAAATATGGCTTTATTATGACTCGATTTTTATTCTTATCATTGCCATGATCTTTTACCGTTTTATTGTGTAG